In one Oncorhynchus nerka isolate Pitt River linkage group LG7, Oner_Uvic_2.0, whole genome shotgun sequence genomic region, the following are encoded:
- the LOC115132683 gene encoding ras-related protein Rab-25-like, translating into MGDESYNFVFKVVLIGESGVGKSNLLSRFTKNEFNHDSRTTIGVEFSTRTVQLDTFAIKAQIWDTAGLERYRANTSAYYRGAVGALLVYDITKHLTYESVERWLKELYDHTEPHMVVMLVGNKSDLDTLRTVPTEEAKDFTEKNGLLFMETSALDSTNVEAAFQEVLTAIHKKVASREVPRVSITALTLSCTIGTASDAQEKRSTCCKNL; encoded by the exons ATGGGTGACGAAAGCTACAACTTTGTCTTCAAAG TGGTTCTGATTGGTGAGTCTGGTGTTGGGAAAAGCAACCTGCTGTCTCGCTTCACCAAGAATGAGTTTAACCACGACAGCCGCACGACCATCGGAGTGGAGTTCAGCACCCGCACTGTTCAGCTGGATACCTTCGCCATCAAGGCTCAGATCTGGGACACGGCAGGGCTGGAGAGATACAGAGCCAACACCTCCGC gTACTACAGAGGGGCGGTGGGGGCTCTGCTGGTGTATGACATTACCAAGCACCTAACCTATGAGAGTGTGGAGCGTTGGTTGAAGGAACTGTACGACCACACCGAACCCCACATGGTGGTCATGCTGGTGGGCAACAAGAGTGATCTGGATACCCTGAGGACCGTGCCCACCGAGGAGGCCAAGGACTTCACAG AAAAGAATGGCCTCTTGTTTATGGAGACGTCAGCTCTGGATTCTACCAACGTTGAAGCTGCTTTCCAGGAAGTTCTCACAG CGATCCACAAGAAGGTGGCCAGTCGAGAGGTGCCCCGCGTGTCCATCACTGCCTTGACCCTGTCCTGTACTATTGGAACAGCTAGCGACGCCCAGGAGAAACGCAGTACCTGCTGCAAGAACCTCTGA